The following are from one region of the Corylus avellana chromosome ca1, CavTom2PMs-1.0 genome:
- the LOC132178921 gene encoding transcription factor MYB41: MMGRSPCCDENGLKKGPWTTEEDQKLVDYIQKHGHGSWRALPKLAGLNRCGKSCRLRWTNYLRPDIKRGKFSDEEEQSIINLHAVLGNKWSAIASHLPGRTDNEIKNFWNTHLKKKLLQMGIDPVTHRPRTDLNILSNLPQLLAAANFSNLTNPWENVFRLQSDAAHLAKIQVLHNIIQVLSTTTPTTSNVEAILFNHFGSSSSSNIPDNYLEGLFNGGSSVGFPSQIPTQMQSNLPNFEAPQLPQASDNIANGLKICDYDQLGTSYSNVPPSNDALPKLVSTSSECSIVSQIENKINLINDLSNPSSTSTTFEPLGDIMDDEASDSYWNDFLEQAALQPWQNS; this comes from the exons ATGATGGGGAGATCTCCATGCTGCGATGAAAATGGTTTAAAGAAGGGGCCATGGACAACAGAGGAGGATCAAAAGCTGGTCGATTACATTCAGAAACATGGCCATGGGAGTTGGAGAGCACTTCCAAAGCTTGCAGGATTGAACAGATGTGGAAAGAGTTGCAGGCTTAGGTGGACTAATTATCTCAGGCCTGATATCAAAAGGGGAAAGTTTTCTGACGAAGAAGAACAATCCATCATCAACCTACATGCAGTTCTTGgaaataa GTGGTCGGCCATAGCTAGCCATCTTCCTGGACGTACGGACAACGAAATTAAGAACTTTTGGAAcacccatttgaagaaaaagctTCTCCAAATGGGGATAGATCCAGTCACCCACAGGCCAAGAACAGACCTCAATATTCTTTCCAATCTCCCACAATTGCTTGCGGCTGCCAATTTTTCCAATTTGACAAATCCTTGGGAAAATGTTTTCAGGCTACAATCAGATGCCGCACACCTTGCAAAGATCCAGGTGCTCCATAATATAATCCAAGTCCTAAGCACCACTACTCCTACCACCTCAAATGTTGAAGCAATATTATTCAATCATTTTGGGTCGTCGTCGTCGTCAAATATTCCTGACAATTATCTTGAAGGACTTTTCAATGGCGGCTCATCAGTTGGTTTTCCTTCACAAATCCCTACTCAAATGCAGTCAAATCTTCCAAACTTTGAAGCTCCTCAGCTGCCACAAGCCAGTGATAATATTGCAAATGGCTTGAAAATTTGTGATTATGACCAACTTGGTACCTCGTATTCTAATGTTCCACCTTCAAATGATGCACTTCCCAAGTTGGTTTCCACCTCGTCTGAGTGTTCCATTGTTAGCCAAATTGAAAACAAGATTAACTTGATCAATGATTTATCTAATCCTTCATCCACTTCAACCACCTTTGAACCTTTGGGAGATATTATGGACGATGAAGCAAGTGACTCTTATTGGAACGATTTTCTAGA ACAAGCAGCTTTGCAGCCATGGCAAAACTCATAG
- the LOC132162302 gene encoding norbelladine synthase-like: MHGQISQDTQVGVPASLVWDVYGGLEVGKLVDELLPDVIGRVEVVEGDGGVGTIIKLTFPPGTPGASYLKERFTVIDDNRRIKETEVFEGGYKDMGFHLYRIRLEIIENGTESSVVRSTIEYEVDDNFAENASLVSTKSLETIAEVVGRYLTEKKATAQSESRSHEHHA; the protein is encoded by the exons ATGCACGGCCAAATTTCACAAGATACACAAGTTGGGGTGCCTGCTAGCTTGGTGTGGGATGTCTACGGTGGCCTTGAGGTCGGGAAGCTCGTCGACGAGCTACTGCCCGATGTGATTGGCCGGGTGGAAGTTGTTGAAGGTGATGGCGGTGTTGGAACAATCATCAAGCTTACCTTTCCaccag GAACTCCTGGAGCAAGCTATTTGAAGGAAAGATTTACAGTAATTGATGATAACAGGCGTATAAAGGAAACAGAGGTTTTTGAAGGAGGATATAAAGACATGGGGTTTCATCTTTACCGGATTCGCCTTGAGATCATTGAGAACGGCACTGAATCAAGTGTTGTCAGATCAACCATAGAGTATGAAGTAGATGACAACTTTGCTGAGAATGCTTCTCTTGTCTCCACTAAGTCACTTGAAACTATTGCAGAAGTTGTTGGGAGGTATTTAACTGAGAAGAAAGCCACTGCTCAATCAGAATCAAGAAGCCATGAACACCATGCTTAG
- the LOC132168214 gene encoding norbelladine synthase-like: MVGQVSNEVEVNVAASEAWEIYGTLRLAKVVEEALSGLNQKVEVIEGDGGVGTVLKLTFGTAGAPFASLKEKFTKVDHEKRLKEVQVIEGGYLDIGFTLYRVRFEIIEKGDDSCIIKSTIEFNVKEEAAANASYVTIEPLAKVAEFAKTHLLKNKAA, encoded by the exons ATGGTTGGGCAAGTCTCAAACGAGGTGGAGGTAAACGTGGCCGCCAGTGAAGCGTGGGAGATCTACGGGACACTTCGGTTGGCAAAGGTTGTTGAAGAAGCTCTTTCAGGTCTCAACCAGAAAGTTGAGGTCATAGAAGGTGATGGAGGGGTTGGGACTGTTCTCAAGCTAACATTTGGGACTGCAG GTGCACCTTTTGCAAGCTTAAAAGAGAAGTTCACAAAGGTTGACCATGAGAAACGCTTGAAAGAAGTACAGGTGATTGAAGGGGGGTATCTTGATATAGGGTTTACTCTTTATCGTGTTCGCTTCGAAATCATTGAGAAGGGAGATGATTCATGCATTATCAAATCAACAATTGAGTTCAATGTCAAGGAGGAGGCAGCTGCTAATGCCTCGTATGTCACTATTGAGCCATTGGCAAAAGTTGCAGAATTTGCCAAAACTCATCTCCTAAAAAACAAAGCTGCTTAA